In Ascaphus truei isolate aAscTru1 unplaced genomic scaffold, aAscTru1.hap1 HAP1_SCAFFOLD_2017, whole genome shotgun sequence, the genomic stretch tgtctgtgtcactgtgtcaccctgcgggggggaaaGGACCAGACTCCATGTCACCATagagctccctcctgtctgtgtcactgtgtcaccccctgcggcggggagggacagacctccatgtcccatagctccctccctgtctgtgtcactgtgtcacccctgcggggggagggacagactccgtgtcccatagctccctcctgtctgtgtcactgtgtaccctgcggggggagggacagactccatgtcccatagctcctctctgtctgtgtcaccctgtgtcaccctgcggggggagggacagacaccatgtcccatagctccactcctgtctgtgtcacccttgtgtcaccctgcggggggagggacagactccatgtcccatagctccctcctgtctgtgtcactgtgtcaccctgcggggggtgggacagactccatgtcccatagctccctcctgtctgtgtcaccctgtgtcaccctgcggggggagggacagactccgtgtccccatagctccctcctgtctgtgtcactgtgtcaccctgcggggggaaggacagactccatgtcccatagctccctcctgtctgtgtcactgtgtcaccctgcggggggagggacagactccatgtcccatagctccctcctgtctgtgtcactgtgtcaccctgcggggggaggggacagactccgtgtcccatagctccctcctgtctgtgtcacctgtgtcaccctgcgggggggaggacagactccatgtccccatagctccctcctgtctgtgtcaccctgtgtcaccctgcggggggagggacagacaccatgtcccatagctccctcctgtctgtgtcacccctgtgtcaccctgcgggggggaggggacagactccatgtcccatagctccctcctgtctgtgtcactgtgtcaccctgcgggggggtgGGACAGGACTCCATGtccccatagctccctcctgtctgtgtcaccctgtgtcaccctgcggggggagggacagactccgtgtcccatagctccctcctgtctgtgtcactgtgtccaccctgcggggggaaggacagactccatgtcccatagctccctcctgtctgtgtcactgtgtcaccctgcggggggagggacagactccatgtcccatagctccctcctgtctgtgtcactgtgtcaccctgcggggggaagggacagactccgtgtcccatagctccctcctgtctgtgtcactgtgtcaccctgcggggggtgggacagactccatgtcccatagctccctcctgtctgtgtcaccctgtgtcaccctgcggggggagggacagacaccatgtcccatagctccctcctgtctgtgtcacccttgtgtcacccctgcggggggagggacagactccatgtcccatagctccctcctgtctgtgtcactgtgtcacactgcggggggtgggacagactccatgtcccatagctccctcctgtcctgtgtcactgtgtcaccctgcggggggagggacagacaccatgtcccatagctccctcctgtctgtgtcactgtgtcaccctgcggggggtgggacagactccatgtccccatagctccctcctgtctgtgtcaccctgtgtcaccctgcggggggagggacagactccgtgtcccatagctccctcctgtctgtgtcaccctgtgtcaccctgcggggggaggggacagacaccctgtcccatagctccctcctgtctgtgtcactgtgtcaccctgcggggggagggacagactccgtgtcccatagctccctcctgtctgtgtcactgtgtcaccctgcggggggagggacagactccatgtcccatagctccctcctgtctgtgtcaccctgcgggggggtgggacagactccatgtcccatagctccccccctgtcactgtgtcaccctgcggggggagggacagacaccatgtcccatagcttccctcctgtctgtgtcactgtgtcaccctgcggggggagggacagactccatgtcccatagctccctcctgtctgtgtcactgtgtcaccctgcggggggagggacagactccgtgtcccatagctccctcctgtctgtgtcacccctgcggggggagggacagacaccatgtcccatagctcccctcctgtctgtgtcactgtgtcaccctgcggggggaggggacagactccgtgtcccatagctccctcctgtctgtgtcactgtgtcaccctgcggggggagggacagactccatgtcccatagctcccccctgtcactgtgtcaccctgcggggggagggacagactccatgtcccatagctccctcctgtctgtgtcactgtgtcaccctgcgggggggagggacagactccatgtcccatagctccctcctgtctgtgtcactgtgtcaccctgcgggggggagggacagactccatgtcccatagctccctcctgtctgtgtcactgtgtcaccctgcgggggagggacagactccatgtcccatagctccctcctgtctgtgtcactgtgtcaccctgcgggggggggggggggacacacactgacccgtGGTGAGTATCTGCTCGTTCTCCCCCATGTCCCATCGCTCCTCCTTCCTCTGTGCGCCGCACACGATGACGTAATCGCAGCTCGCGGGGTCTGTCTGCATCTCGATGTAATTGACACACAAGTGACATTTCATTCTAAACCtgtggggggcgagagagagatcagtgctgctcctctccctgtattgtatctgtgcccctctgtatattagagtgtaagctctgcggggcaggactcccttctcccaatggttcctcctctccctgtattgtatctgtgtccctctgtatattagagtgtaagctctgcggggcaagattctcttctcccaatggttcctcctctccctgtattgtatctgtgtccctctgtatattagagtgtaagctctgcggagcaggattcccttctcccaatggttccctctccctgtattgtatctgtgtccctctgtatattagagtgtaagctctgcggggcaggactcccttctcccaatggttcctcctctcctgTATTGTAACCTGtggtccctctgtatattagagtgtaagctctgctgggcaggattcccttctcccaatggttcctcctctccctgtattgtatctgtgtccctctgtatattagagtgtaagctctaagTGGGAAGGATTCcctctcccaatggttcctcctctccctgtattgtatctgtgtccctctgtatattagagtgtaagctctgcggggcaggattcccttctcccaatggtcccccctctccctgtattgtatctgtgtccctctgtatattagagtgtaagctctgcggggcaggattcccttctcccaatggtccctcctctccctgtattgtacctgtgtcccctctgtatattagagtgtaagctctgcggggcaggattcccttctcccaatggttcctcctctccctgtattgtatctgtgtccctctgtatattagagtgtaagctctgcggggcaggattccctcctcccaatggttcctcctctccctgtattgtacctgtgtccctctgtatattagagtgtaagctctgcggggcaggattcccttctcccaatggttcctcctctccctgtattgtacctgtgtccctctgtatattagagtgtaagctctgcggggcaggattcccttctcccaatggtcccccctctccctgtattgtatctgtgtccctctgtatattagagtgtaagctctgcggggcaggatgtTACCGGTAAATCGGGGTTGTGTAGTAATTTCCCACTTTTTTCTTCTCTGCGTTATATCGTACccctgaaagagagagagtcagcgtgagggggggagaatcaggggagtcagtgtgagggggagagtcagGGGGTCAGTAGGGGagtcagtgtgagggggggggagcgagagagtcatgtcagcagcgggggagagtcagggggtcagcagcgggggagagtcagggggtcagaagcaggggagagtcagggggtcagaagcaggggagagtcagggggtcagcgggggggagagtcagggggtcagaagcaggggagagtcagggggtcagaagcaggggagagtcagggggtcagaagcaggggagagtcagggggtcagcgggggggggggaagagtcagggggtcagcggggggggagagtcagggggTCAGCAGCGGGGTAGAGTCGGGGGgtcagcgaggggggagagtcagggggtcagcggggggagagtcagggggtcagcggggggggagtcagggggtcagcagtgggggagagtcagggggtcagcgggggggggagagtcagggggtcagcagggggggagagtcagggggtcagtgggggggggagagtcagggggtcagtggggggggagagtcagggagtcagtgtgaggggggagcgagagagtcaGGGGGTCAGCAGCGGGGGAGAGTCAGGGGGTCAGAAGCAGGGGAGAGTCAGGGGGGTcagcggggggggagagtcagggggtcagcgggggggggagtcagggggtcagcggggggggggagagtcagggggtcagcgggggggggagtcagggggtcagcggggggggaagagtcagggggtcagcgggggggggaaagtcaGGGGgtcagcggggggggggagagtcagggggtcagcagggggggagagtcagggggtcagcgggggggggagtcagggggtcagcagggggggagagtcagggggtcagtggggggggagtcaggggggtcagcggggggggagagtcagggagtcagtggggggggggggggagcgagagagtcaGGGGGTCAGCAGCGGGGGAGAGTCAGGGGGTCAGAAGCAGGGGAGAGTCAGGGGGTcagcggggggggagagtcagggggTCAGCAGGGGGGGAGTCAGGGGGTCAGCGGGGGGGGAGTCAGGGGgtcagcgggggggggagagtcagggggtcagtgggggggggagagtcagggggtcagtggggggggagagtcagggggtcagtggggggggagagtcagggggtcagcggggggggaagagtcagggGGTCAGCGGGGGGGAAAGTCAGGgggtcagtggggggggggagagtcagggggtcagcaggggggggagagtcagggggtcagcagggggggagagtcagggggtcagcagggggggagagtcagggggtcagcgggggggggaaagtcaGGGGgtcagcgggggggggagagtcagggggtcagcagggggggagagtcagggggtcagcgggggggggggggggagagtcagggggtcagcggggggggggggagagtcagggggtcagcaggggggggagagtcagggggtcagcagggggggagagtcagggggtcagcggggggggggggagagtcagggggtcagcagggggggagagtcagggggtcagtggggggggggggagtgtcagggggtcagcgggggggggggggggagtgtcagggggtgagcggggggggggggtcataccCATTCCGATGTGATTCTTACAGCCGTCGCACCAGATGTTATACGGCATCTCAAACCTGCCGGAGACACAGGACATTAACCCCTCCCCAGCCAGAGacatgcagagcatcgctcccttaccccctctccctgccggagacctgcagagcatcgctcccttaccccctctccctgccggagacctgcagagcgtcgctcccttaccctctctctctgccagagacctgcagagcgtcgctcccttaccccctctccctgccagagacctgcagtgcgtcgctcccttaccccctctccctgccagagacctgcagagcgtcgctcccttaccccctctccctgccagagacctgcagagcatcgctcccttaccctctccctgccagagacctgcagagcgtcgctcccttaccccctctccctgccagagacctgcagagcgtcgctcccttacccccctctccctgccagagacctgcagagcgtcgctcccttacctcctctccctgccagagacccacagagcgtcgctcccttaccccctctccctgccagagacatgcagagcgtcgctcccttaccccctctccctgccagagatctgcagagcgtcgctcccttaccccctctccctgccagagacctgcagagcgtcgctcccttaccccctctccctgccagagacctgcagagcatcgctccttaacccctctccctgccagagacatgcagagcgtcgctcccttaccccctctccctgccagagacctgcagagcgtcgctcccttaccccctctccctgccagagacctacagagcgtcgctcccttaccccctctccctgccagagacctgcagagcgtcgctcccttaccccctatccctgccagagacctgcagagcatcgctcccttaccctctccctgccagagacctgcagagcgtcgctcccttaccccctctccctgccagagacatgcagagcgtcgctcccttaccccctctccctgccagagacatgcagagcatcgctcccttacctcctctccctgccagagacatgcagagcgtcgctcccttaccccctctccctgccagagacctgcagagcgtcgctcccttaccccctctccctgccagagacctgcagagcgtcgctcccttaccccctctccctgccagagacctgcagagcgtcgctcccttaacccctctccctgccagagacctgcagagcgtcgctcctttacctcctctccctgccagagcatcgctcccttaccccctctcc encodes the following:
- the YJU2B gene encoding putative splicing factor YJU2B, which translates into the protein MGERKGTNKYYPPDFDPAKHGSLNRYKNSHPLRERARKLSQGILIIRFEMPYNIWCDGCKNHIGMGVRYNAEKKKVGNYYTTPIYRFRMKCHLCVNYIEMQTDPASCDYVIVCGAQRKEERWDMGENEQILTTGQCVSPPPPRRVTQ